A window of the Kosakonia radicincitans DSM 16656 genome harbors these coding sequences:
- a CDS encoding DUF1145 family protein yields the protein MLINLGRLLMLCVWAFLLWNLIQPFPRPLNIFVNVALVFTVFMHALQATMLKTALPKEGPQMSKAEQIRIFLFGVFELLIWQKKLKAKK from the coding sequence CTGCTGATTAATCTGGGACGCCTGCTGATGCTTTGCGTCTGGGCCTTTCTGCTCTGGAATCTGATCCAGCCGTTTCCGCGCCCGTTGAACATTTTCGTCAACGTCGCGCTGGTCTTTACCGTTTTCATGCATGCCTTACAGGCGACAATGCTGAAAACCGCGTTGCCGAAAGAGGGCCCGCAAATGAGCAAAGCTGAGCAGATCCGCATTTTCCTGTTTGGCGTGTTTGAGCTATTGATTTGGCAGAAAAAACTAAAAGCGAAGAAGTAA
- the rsmD gene encoding 16S rRNA (guanine(966)-N(2))-methyltransferase encodes MKKPNRAASGQIRIIGGQWRGRKLPVPDSPGLRPTTDRVRETLFNWLAPSMVDAHCLDCFAGSGALGLEALSRYAASATLLEMERSVAQQLQQNLATLKAVNAKVVNTNTLAYLAGQGTPYTIAFIDPPFRKGMLEETVRLLENNGWLADDALIYIESEVENGLPPVPAHWLLHREKVAGQVAYRLYHREAPQGEKHAAAD; translated from the coding sequence ATGAAGAAACCTAACCGTGCCGCCAGCGGCCAGATACGCATTATTGGCGGGCAGTGGCGGGGCCGCAAATTACCGGTTCCGGATAGCCCCGGCCTGCGCCCAACCACCGATCGCGTGCGGGAAACCTTATTCAACTGGCTGGCGCCATCCATGGTTGATGCGCACTGTCTTGATTGCTTTGCCGGAAGTGGCGCATTAGGGCTGGAAGCGCTCTCGCGCTACGCCGCCAGTGCGACCCTGCTGGAGATGGAGCGCAGCGTCGCACAGCAGTTACAGCAAAATCTGGCGACGCTGAAAGCCGTCAATGCCAAAGTGGTGAATACCAATACGCTGGCCTATTTAGCAGGCCAGGGCACTCCGTACACCATTGCCTTTATCGACCCGCCGTTTCGTAAGGGGATGCTGGAAGAGACCGTGCGCCTGCTGGAAAACAACGGCTGGCTCGCCGATGACGCATTAATTTATATCGAAAGTGAAGTCGAAAATGGCTTACCGCCGGTGCCAGCGCACTGGCTTCTGCACCGGGAGAAAGTCGCGGGCCAGGTCGCGTATCGTTTATATCACCGCGAAGCACCACAAGGAGAGAAGCATGCCGCTGCTGATTAA
- the ftsY gene encoding signal recognition particle-docking protein FtsY, whose translation MANEKKRGFFSWLGFGQKEQAEEAQTESQQVTEQPVEETPATEPAADSEKFAEEVVEVSEQLAHEEAQPEPVVEEQALQVEHEELPLPEEVAEQEIGAEEWQTEAEPLVEEDAPLSDEELDAQALAAEAAEEAVMVVPPEDAAQEQEKPTKEGFFARLKRSLLKTKENLGSGFISLFRGKKIDDDLFEELEEQLLIADVGVETTRRIITNLTEGASRKQLRDAEALYGLLKEEMSDILAKVDEPLNIEGKTPFVILMVGVNGVGKTTTIGKLARQFEQQGKSVMLAAGDTFRAAAVEQLQVWGQRNNIPVIAQHTGADSASVIFDAIQAAKARNIDVLIADTAGRLQNKSHLMEELKKIVRVMKKLDEDAPHEVMLTIDASTGQNAISQAKLFHEAVGLTGITLTKLDGTAKGGVIFSVADQFGIPIRYIGVGERIEDLRPFNAGDFIEALFARED comes from the coding sequence ATGGCAAATGAGAAGAAACGTGGCTTTTTTTCCTGGCTCGGCTTTGGGCAGAAAGAACAGGCCGAAGAGGCGCAAACCGAATCACAGCAGGTAACTGAGCAGCCGGTCGAAGAGACACCGGCAACTGAACCTGCCGCCGACAGCGAAAAATTTGCCGAAGAGGTTGTTGAGGTCAGCGAACAGCTGGCGCACGAAGAGGCGCAGCCGGAGCCTGTCGTCGAAGAGCAGGCGCTTCAGGTTGAACACGAAGAACTGCCGCTGCCGGAAGAGGTCGCAGAGCAGGAGATCGGCGCGGAAGAGTGGCAGACGGAAGCTGAACCGCTGGTGGAAGAAGATGCGCCGCTGAGCGATGAAGAGCTGGACGCACAGGCGCTGGCCGCTGAAGCCGCGGAAGAAGCGGTGATGGTTGTGCCGCCAGAGGACGCAGCGCAGGAGCAGGAGAAACCGACAAAAGAGGGTTTCTTCGCGCGTCTGAAACGCAGTTTGCTGAAAACAAAAGAAAATCTGGGTTCCGGATTTATCAGTCTGTTTCGCGGTAAAAAAATCGATGATGATCTGTTTGAAGAGCTGGAAGAGCAGCTACTGATTGCGGATGTTGGCGTTGAGACCACGCGCAGAATCATCACCAACCTGACGGAAGGCGCAAGCCGTAAGCAGCTTCGCGATGCAGAAGCACTTTATGGTTTGCTGAAAGAGGAAATGAGCGACATCCTCGCGAAGGTTGATGAGCCGCTGAATATTGAAGGCAAAACACCGTTTGTGATTTTGATGGTTGGCGTTAACGGCGTGGGTAAAACCACCACCATCGGTAAGCTGGCGCGTCAGTTCGAGCAGCAGGGCAAATCGGTGATGCTGGCGGCGGGCGACACCTTCCGCGCGGCCGCGGTTGAGCAGTTGCAGGTTTGGGGCCAGCGCAACAATATTCCGGTGATTGCCCAGCATACCGGCGCGGATTCCGCTTCGGTCATTTTTGACGCCATTCAGGCGGCGAAAGCGCGCAATATTGATGTGTTGATTGCCGATACCGCCGGGCGTTTGCAGAACAAATCGCATTTGATGGAAGAGCTGAAGAAAATTGTCCGCGTCATGAAAAAGCTGGACGAAGACGCTCCCCATGAAGTGATGCTGACGATTGATGCCAGCACCGGGCAAAATGCGATAAGCCAGGCCAAACTGTTCCACGAAGCTGTTGGTCTTACCGGCATCACGCTGACCAAACTCGACGGCACCGCCAAAGGCGGCGTGATTTTCTCGGTGGCGGATCAGTTCGGTATTCCGATCCGCTACATTGGTGTCGGCGAACGTATCGAAGATCTGCGTCCGTTTAACGCGGGCGATTTTATTGAGGCGCTTTTTGCCCGAGAGGATTAA
- the ftsE gene encoding cell division ATP-binding protein FtsE yields the protein MIRFEHVSKAYLGGRQALQGVTFHLQPGEMAFLTGHSGAGKSTLLKLICGIERPSTGKILFSGHDISRLKNREVPFLRRQIGMIFQDHHLLMDRTVYDNVAIPLIIAGASGDDIRRRVSAALDKVGLLDKAKSFPIQLSGGEQQRVGIARAVVNKPAVLLADEPTGNLDDALSEGILRLFEEFNRVGVTVLMATHDLGLISRRSYRMLTLSDGHLHGGPAGE from the coding sequence ATGATTCGCTTTGAACATGTCAGCAAAGCCTATCTCGGTGGGAGACAAGCGTTGCAGGGGGTGACATTCCACCTGCAACCAGGCGAGATGGCCTTTCTGACCGGGCACTCCGGCGCGGGGAAAAGTACCCTGCTGAAGCTTATCTGCGGGATTGAGCGGCCAAGCACCGGGAAAATCCTGTTCAGCGGCCACGACATTAGCCGTCTGAAGAACCGTGAAGTGCCGTTTTTACGTCGCCAGATCGGCATGATCTTTCAGGATCACCACTTGCTGATGGATCGCACGGTGTATGACAACGTGGCGATTCCGCTGATCATCGCTGGCGCGAGCGGTGATGACATTCGTCGTCGTGTGTCGGCGGCGCTGGATAAGGTCGGGTTGCTTGATAAAGCGAAAAGCTTCCCGATTCAACTTTCCGGCGGTGAACAGCAGCGCGTCGGCATTGCCCGCGCGGTAGTGAATAAACCGGCAGTGCTGCTGGCAGATGAACCGACCGGTAACCTGGACGACGCGTTGTCGGAAGGGATTTTACGTCTGTTCGAAGAGTTTAACCGCGTTGGGGTTACGGTACTGATGGCGACTCACGACCTGGGGCTGATTTCCCGGCGTTCGTATCGCATGCTGACCCTGAGCGATGGCCATTTGCATGGAGGCCCGGCGGGTGAATAA
- the ftsX gene encoding permease-like cell division protein FtsX produces MNKRDALNHIRQFGSRLDRFRKSAAGSGDGNRNTPRRGKATNKPPSRKTNVFNEQVRYAWHGALQDLKSKPLATFLTVMVIAISLTLPSVCYMVYKNVNQAASQYYPSPQITVYFDKTLDDNAAQQVVAQLQSEQGVEKVNYLSREDALGEFRNWSGFGGALDMLEENPLPAVAVVVPKLDFQSTDSLNTLRDRISHLQGIDEVRMDDSWFARLASLTGLVGRVSAMIGLLMVAAVFLVIGNSVRLSIFARRDTINVQKLIGATDGFILRPFLYGGALLGFSGAFLSLILSEILVMRLSSAVTEVAKVFGTQFELSGLSFDECLLLLLVCSMIGWIAAWLATVQHLRHFTPD; encoded by the coding sequence GTGAATAAGCGCGACGCATTAAATCATATCCGGCAGTTTGGCAGCCGGCTTGACCGTTTCCGTAAATCCGCCGCTGGCTCCGGCGACGGTAATCGCAATACTCCACGACGTGGCAAAGCGACAAACAAACCGCCATCACGTAAAACCAATGTCTTTAACGAGCAGGTTCGCTACGCCTGGCACGGCGCGTTACAGGATCTGAAAAGCAAACCGCTGGCGACGTTCCTGACGGTGATGGTGATTGCCATCTCGCTGACGCTGCCGAGCGTTTGCTATATGGTCTACAAAAACGTCAACCAGGCGGCGTCGCAGTACTATCCGTCGCCGCAGATCACCGTCTATTTCGACAAAACGCTGGATGATAACGCCGCACAGCAGGTGGTCGCCCAGCTCCAGTCCGAACAGGGCGTGGAGAAGGTGAACTATCTTTCCCGCGAAGATGCGCTAGGCGAGTTCCGCAACTGGTCCGGGTTTGGCGGTGCGCTGGATATGCTGGAAGAGAACCCGCTGCCCGCCGTGGCGGTAGTGGTTCCTAAACTGGATTTTCAGAGCACGGATTCGCTGAACACGCTGCGCGATCGCATCTCTCATCTCCAGGGCATTGATGAAGTGCGTATGGACGATAGCTGGTTTGCGCGTCTGGCGTCGCTGACCGGGCTGGTCGGGCGCGTGTCGGCGATGATAGGCCTACTGATGGTTGCGGCCGTCTTCCTGGTTATCGGCAACAGCGTGCGGCTGAGTATTTTTGCCCGCCGCGACACCATCAACGTGCAGAAATTGATCGGCGCAACGGACGGTTTTATCCTGCGTCCGTTCCTGTATGGCGGCGCGCTGCTCGGCTTCTCCGGCGCGTTTTTATCGCTGATCCTGTCGGAAATTCTGGTGATGCGGCTCTCCTCGGCCGTTACCGAAGTGGCGAAAGTGTTTGGCACTCAGTTCGAGCTAAGCGGCTTGTCTTTTGACGAGTGCTTATTGCTGCTGCTGGTCTGTTCGATGATCGGCTGGATAGCCGCCTGGCTGGCGACGGTGCAACATTTACGTCACTTTACTCCCGATTAA
- the rpoH gene encoding RNA polymerase sigma factor RpoH: MTKEMQTLALAPVGNLESYVRAANAWPMLTADEERALAEKLHYQGDLEAAKKLILSHLRFVVHIARNYSGYGLPQADLIQEGNIGLMKAVRRFNPEVGVRLVSFAVHWIKAEIHEYVLRNWRIVKVATTKAQRKLFFNLRKAKQRLGWFNQDEVEMVARELGVTSKDVREMESRMAAQDMTFDMSPDDDAQDSQPMAPVLYLQDKSSNFADGIEDDNWEEQAANKLTDAMKGLDERSQQIIRARWLDEENKSTLQELADRYGVSAERVRQLEKNAMKKLRAAIEA; this comes from the coding sequence ATGACCAAAGAAATGCAAACTTTAGCTTTAGCCCCTGTTGGTAACCTGGAATCTTACGTCCGGGCCGCTAACGCATGGCCGATGTTGACGGCTGATGAAGAGCGGGCGCTGGCTGAAAAGCTGCATTACCAGGGCGATCTGGAAGCAGCGAAAAAGCTGATTCTGTCTCACCTGCGCTTTGTTGTTCATATTGCTCGTAATTACTCGGGCTATGGTCTGCCGCAGGCGGATCTTATCCAGGAAGGTAATATCGGCCTGATGAAAGCTGTGCGTCGCTTCAACCCGGAAGTGGGTGTGCGACTGGTTTCCTTCGCCGTGCACTGGATCAAAGCTGAGATCCACGAGTATGTGCTGCGCAACTGGCGTATCGTGAAAGTGGCAACTACCAAAGCACAGCGCAAACTGTTCTTTAATCTGCGTAAAGCGAAACAGCGTCTGGGTTGGTTTAACCAGGACGAAGTCGAAATGGTGGCCCGTGAACTGGGCGTGACCAGCAAAGACGTGCGCGAAATGGAATCGCGTATGGCGGCGCAGGACATGACGTTTGATATGTCCCCGGACGATGACGCCCAGGACAGCCAGCCGATGGCTCCGGTGCTCTATTTGCAGGATAAATCGTCGAACTTTGCCGATGGCATTGAAGACGACAACTGGGAAGAACAGGCTGCGAACAAGCTGACCGACGCGATGAAAGGGCTGGACGAACGCAGCCAGCAGATCATCCGCGCCCGCTGGCTGGACGAAGAGAACAAGTCTACGCTGCAGGAGCTGGCTGACCGTTATGGTGTTTCCGCCGAACGTGTACGACAGCTGGAAAAGAACGCGATGAAAAAACTGCGCGCCGCTATCGAAGCGTAA
- a CDS encoding PLP-dependent aminotransferase family protein gives MRSLVSDLLQLRLDEQHEGKLHKKLYNAIRLSILDGSLPTQSRLPPSRDLAAQLNLSRNTVLTVYEQLLAEGYVVSRTGSGTFVAGTVPDSLLSAPLTPGEKLSASLPSQLSARGQHLLSHSNASARQWGAFLPGVPDINAFPHALLRKIQSRVSRKPQAIQLSYSNAGGSIALQQALVEYLRVTRSVRCSAEQILITEGIHQAIDLVSRMLCNPGDLAWIEEPAYWGIRNVLAVNGVNLQAIEVDRSGMNPPEPGDAPPKLIFVTPSHQYPLGCVMSLERRQRLLALARQTGSWIIEDDYDSEFRFSGQPIPALQGLVDDAPVIYTGTFSKTLYPGLRLGYLVLPRPLMQALKTAHAELYRGGRLLDQEALAQFIREGHYTAHIRRMRLLYARRRAQLAQLITDYLGKEALSEFNDNAGLHLVLSLPAACDDVALAQTANARGILVRPLSRYYSGDTPARGLLMGFAAMEEEEMEPVFAELAELIREAPGSKNAAR, from the coding sequence TTGCGCTCACTCGTCTCTGACTTGCTGCAGCTGCGTCTGGACGAGCAGCACGAAGGCAAGCTGCATAAGAAATTATATAACGCGATTCGCCTGTCGATACTCGACGGTAGCCTGCCGACACAAAGCCGACTGCCGCCGAGCCGCGATTTAGCCGCGCAACTGAATCTGTCGCGCAATACGGTGCTGACGGTGTATGAGCAGCTACTGGCCGAAGGGTATGTCGTTTCCCGTACCGGCAGCGGCACCTTTGTGGCCGGCACCGTCCCGGACAGCCTGCTTTCCGCGCCGCTGACGCCAGGTGAAAAACTCAGCGCCAGCCTGCCTTCACAGCTTTCCGCCCGCGGTCAGCATCTGCTGAGCCACAGCAATGCCAGCGCGCGCCAGTGGGGCGCGTTTCTGCCTGGCGTCCCGGATATCAACGCTTTCCCGCATGCGCTGTTGCGAAAAATACAGTCTCGCGTAAGTCGAAAACCGCAGGCAATACAGCTTTCTTATAGCAACGCTGGCGGCAGCATCGCGCTGCAGCAGGCTCTGGTGGAGTATTTGCGGGTCACGCGCTCGGTTCGCTGTAGCGCGGAGCAGATCCTGATTACGGAAGGCATTCATCAGGCCATCGATCTGGTATCGCGCATGCTGTGTAATCCTGGCGATCTGGCGTGGATTGAGGAGCCCGCCTACTGGGGAATTCGTAATGTGCTGGCAGTAAATGGCGTTAACTTGCAGGCCATCGAAGTTGACAGATCCGGGATGAATCCGCCGGAGCCGGGCGATGCGCCGCCGAAACTGATTTTCGTCACGCCCTCGCACCAGTATCCGCTGGGCTGCGTGATGAGTCTGGAACGCCGCCAGCGGCTATTAGCGCTGGCGCGGCAAACCGGGAGCTGGATTATTGAGGATGATTACGACAGCGAATTTCGCTTCTCGGGCCAGCCCATTCCCGCCCTGCAGGGGCTGGTGGACGATGCGCCGGTGATTTATACCGGTACGTTCAGTAAAACGCTCTACCCTGGGTTGCGGCTCGGTTATCTGGTGTTGCCGCGCCCGCTAATGCAGGCGCTTAAAACCGCGCATGCCGAGCTCTATCGCGGCGGACGTTTGCTGGATCAGGAAGCGCTGGCGCAGTTTATCCGCGAGGGGCATTACACGGCGCATATTCGCCGGATGCGATTGCTGTACGCACGGCGCCGAGCGCAGCTGGCGCAGCTTATCACTGATTATCTTGGCAAAGAGGCGCTTAGCGAGTTTAACGATAATGCCGGGCTGCATCTGGTGCTGTCGTTGCCTGCTGCCTGCGATGATGTCGCGCTGGCGCAAACGGCTAACGCGCGAGGCATTCTGGTACGGCCACTTTCACGTTATTACAGCGGCGACACGCCCGCGCGCGGCCTGTTGATGGGATTTGCGGCGATGGAGGAAGAAGAGATGGAGCCAGTGTTTGCCGAGCTTGCAGAACTGATACGCGAAGCGCCGGGAAGCAAAAACGCAGCGCGTTAA
- a CDS encoding 4-aminobutyrate--2-oxoglutarate transaminase, with protein sequence MKNNELHQRRLQATPRGIGVMCGFYAEKAENATLWDVEGNEVIDFAAGIAVLNTGHRHPKVMAAVEKQLQAFTHTAYQIVPYESYVSLAERINERVPVDGPAKTAFFSTGAEAVENAVKIARAYTKRPGVITFGGGFHGRTFMTMALTGKVAPYKIGFGPFPGSIYHAQYPNALHGVSTEDALKSLERIFKADIAPDQVAAILLEPVQGEGGFNVAPADFMNALRKLCDSHGILLIVDEVQSGFARTGKLFATEYYDVKPDLITMAKSLAGGLPLSAVAGRAEVMDAPAPGGLGGTYAGNPLAVAAAHAVLDVIDEENLCERANHLGKHLVEVLTQAKAQCSYIADIRSQGSMVAVEFNDPSTGAPSPEFTKQVQDKALAAGVLLLSCGVYGNVIRFLYPLTIPEVQFRKALDIIHQSLTR encoded by the coding sequence GTGAAGAATAACGAACTACATCAGCGCCGTTTACAGGCGACGCCGCGCGGTATTGGAGTGATGTGCGGGTTTTATGCGGAAAAAGCAGAAAATGCCACATTATGGGATGTCGAAGGCAACGAAGTCATCGACTTCGCTGCCGGGATCGCGGTGCTCAATACCGGGCATCGTCACCCGAAAGTAATGGCTGCGGTGGAAAAGCAGTTGCAGGCATTTACGCACACCGCTTACCAAATCGTTCCTTACGAAAGCTATGTTTCGCTGGCGGAACGTATTAACGAACGCGTGCCCGTTGATGGCCCGGCGAAAACGGCGTTTTTCTCAACCGGCGCGGAAGCGGTGGAGAACGCGGTGAAAATTGCCCGCGCTTACACCAAACGCCCTGGCGTGATTACCTTCGGCGGCGGTTTTCATGGCCGTACGTTTATGACCATGGCGCTGACCGGGAAGGTTGCCCCGTACAAAATCGGGTTTGGTCCGTTCCCCGGCTCGATTTACCACGCACAATATCCGAATGCGCTGCATGGCGTCAGTACCGAAGATGCGCTGAAAAGTCTCGAACGCATTTTTAAAGCGGATATCGCGCCGGATCAGGTTGCGGCCATCCTGCTGGAGCCGGTTCAGGGCGAAGGCGGCTTTAACGTGGCGCCAGCGGATTTCATGAACGCGCTGCGCAAACTGTGCGACAGCCACGGCATTCTTTTGATTGTTGATGAAGTGCAGAGCGGCTTTGCCCGTACCGGCAAATTGTTCGCGACCGAGTATTACGATGTTAAACCGGATCTGATCACCATGGCGAAAAGCCTGGCGGGCGGGTTGCCGCTATCGGCGGTGGCAGGGCGTGCAGAGGTGATGGATGCGCCTGCGCCTGGCGGGCTGGGCGGCACTTACGCTGGTAACCCGCTGGCGGTGGCCGCAGCACACGCGGTGCTGGATGTGATTGACGAAGAGAACCTCTGTGAACGCGCTAACCATCTGGGCAAACATCTGGTGGAAGTGCTGACGCAGGCAAAAGCGCAGTGCTCGTACATCGCGGATATCCGCTCGCAGGGCTCGATGGTGGCTGTGGAATTTAACGATCCCAGTACCGGTGCGCCATCGCCTGAATTTACCAAACAGGTACAGGACAAGGCGCTGGCTGCAGGTGTGCTGCTGCTGAGCTGCGGTGTCTACGGCAACGTGATCCGTTTCCTCTATCCGTTAACCATTCCGGAAGTTCAGTTCCGCAAAGCGCTGGATATTATCCACCAGTCGCTGACCCGCTAA
- a CDS encoding branched-chain amino acid ABC transporter substrate-binding protein, with product MKMKGKALLAGCIALAMSNVAFAKDIKVAVVGAMSGPVAQYGDQEFTGAEQAIADINAKGGIKGDKLVAVKYDDACDPKQAVAVANKVVNDGIKYVIGHLCSSSTQPASDIYEDEGILMITPAATAPELTARGYKLTLRTTGLDSDQGPTAAKYILDKVKPQRIAVIHDKQQYGEGLARAVQDGLKKGGANVVFFDGITAGEKDFSTLVARLKKENIDFVYYGGYHPEMGQILRQSRAAGLKTQFMGPEGVANVSLSNIAGDSAEGMLVTKPKNYDQIPANKPIVDAIKAKKQDPSGAFVWTTYAAVQSLAAGLNQTAEPDAIATYLKGHTVDTVMGPLSWDQKGDLKGFEFGVFTWHANGTATDAK from the coding sequence ATGAAAATGAAGGGCAAAGCGTTACTGGCAGGATGTATTGCGTTAGCAATGAGCAACGTGGCATTCGCCAAAGATATTAAAGTTGCCGTTGTCGGTGCGATGTCCGGTCCGGTTGCGCAGTATGGCGACCAGGAATTTACCGGCGCTGAGCAGGCTATCGCAGACATCAACGCGAAGGGCGGCATCAAAGGCGACAAACTGGTAGCGGTAAAATATGACGATGCGTGTGACCCAAAACAAGCGGTTGCAGTAGCCAACAAAGTGGTCAACGACGGCATCAAATATGTTATCGGTCACCTGTGCTCCTCTTCTACTCAGCCTGCGTCTGATATCTATGAAGACGAAGGTATTCTGATGATCACGCCTGCGGCGACAGCGCCGGAGCTGACCGCGCGCGGTTACAAACTGACGCTGCGCACGACTGGCCTGGATTCCGATCAGGGCCCGACCGCGGCGAAATACATTCTGGACAAAGTGAAACCGCAGCGCATCGCGGTCATCCACGATAAACAGCAGTATGGTGAAGGTCTGGCGCGTGCGGTGCAGGACGGCCTGAAAAAAGGCGGCGCCAACGTGGTGTTCTTTGACGGTATCACCGCTGGTGAGAAAGATTTCTCCACGCTGGTGGCGCGTCTGAAGAAAGAGAACATCGATTTCGTCTACTACGGCGGCTATCACCCGGAAATGGGGCAGATCCTGCGTCAGTCACGCGCAGCTGGCCTGAAAACCCAGTTTATGGGGCCGGAAGGCGTAGCGAACGTCTCCCTGTCTAACATCGCGGGCGATTCAGCAGAAGGCATGCTGGTGACGAAGCCGAAGAACTACGATCAGATCCCGGCGAACAAACCGATTGTTGATGCTATCAAAGCGAAGAAACAGGATCCGAGCGGCGCATTCGTGTGGACCACCTACGCAGCCGTGCAGTCTCTGGCGGCAGGTCTGAACCAGACTGCGGAACCGGACGCGATTGCCACTTACCTGAAAGGGCACACTGTTGATACCGTGATGGGGCCGCTGTCATGGGATCAGAAGGGCGATCTGAAAGGCTTTGAGTTTGGTGTGTTTACCTGGCACGCGAACGGTACGGCGACTGACGCTAAGTA